The proteins below come from a single Salinilacihabitans rarus genomic window:
- a CDS encoding DUF7312 domain-containing protein, producing the protein MAGDESGSGADDHRVDPTTESEATPDDSRWPATDERGRDRTDSTDDPNEDDEWGEGPDPYAPEPSSAPVEPEEPTLENAIFVLLGVFGTVLVLLRLAGAVGG; encoded by the coding sequence ATGGCTGGAGACGAGTCCGGGTCGGGAGCCGACGACCACCGCGTCGATCCGACGACGGAGTCGGAGGCGACGCCGGACGACTCCCGGTGGCCGGCGACCGACGAGCGAGGACGCGACCGGACCGACTCGACGGACGACCCGAACGAGGACGACGAGTGGGGCGAGGGGCCCGACCCGTACGCGCCGGAGCCGAGTTCGGCGCCGGTCGAACCGGAAGAGCCGACCCTCGAGAACGCCATCTTCGTGCTGCTCGGGGTGTTCGGGACGGTCCTCGTCCTGTTACGGCTGGCGGGGGCCGTCGGCGGATGA
- a CDS encoding NfeD family protein, translating to MVEVLFDNLPLLLLAAGLVLMALEALSPGAHFVVIGVALVGAGLFGLLLGPVLGGLSLVLALAVVTLVVGGAATWVYREFDIYGGKGTAQTRDSASLAGSTGYATETITARSGEVKLDSGGFAPYYSARTTNGTIEEGEEIIVLDPGGGNVLTVASMETLEEDEIDRALAREAAKRAEEDRESDGGDAGESVTETETETEKSG from the coding sequence ATGGTCGAGGTCCTCTTCGACAACCTGCCGCTGTTGCTGCTGGCGGCTGGACTCGTGCTGATGGCGCTGGAGGCGCTCTCACCGGGGGCGCACTTCGTCGTCATCGGCGTCGCGCTGGTCGGCGCGGGACTGTTCGGTCTCCTGTTGGGTCCCGTGCTGGGCGGCCTCTCGTTAGTCTTGGCGCTCGCCGTGGTAACCCTCGTCGTCGGCGGCGCGGCGACCTGGGTCTACCGCGAGTTCGACATCTACGGCGGAAAGGGAACCGCACAGACGAGAGACTCCGCCTCCCTCGCGGGTTCGACGGGGTACGCCACCGAGACCATCACCGCCCGCAGCGGCGAGGTCAAACTCGACAGCGGCGGCTTCGCCCCCTACTACAGCGCGCGGACGACGAACGGCACCATCGAAGAGGGCGAGGAGATCATCGTCCTCGACCCCGGCGGAGGGAACGTCCTCACGGTCGCCTCGATGGAGACGCTCGAAGAGGACGAGATCGACCGCGCGCTCGCCCGCGAGGCCGCCAAACGGGCCGAAGAGGACCGCGAGAGCGACGGCGGCGACGCCGGCGAGTCGGTGACCGAGACCGAGACCGAGACCGAGAAGTCCGGGTGA
- a CDS encoding SPFH domain-containing protein has product MVPEPILLQAAAQLGLVIGALVLGVVILALLSAIEIVNAYEKRALTVFGEYRKLLEPGINAVPPFVSKTYTFDMRTQTIDVPRQEAITRDNSPVTADAVVYIRVMDAKKAFLEVDDYKTAVSNLAQTTLRAVLGDMELDDTLNKRQEINARIRTELDEPTDEWGIRVESVEVREVNPSKDVQRAMEQQTSAERKRRAMILEAQGERRSAVEKAQGDKQSNIIRAQGEKQSQILEAQGDAISTVLRARSAESMGERAVIDRGMDTLAEIGQSESTTFVLPQELSSLVGRYGKHLTGSDVKEDGTELDSLEFDAETRELIGLDDIAEIIGEIDEEAEMDLEAMEQQAQAIKEGKDATEIAEAGENVEVEEELPGETDGGVDAEDA; this is encoded by the coding sequence ATGGTCCCGGAACCCATACTCCTGCAGGCAGCCGCCCAGTTAGGCCTGGTGATCGGCGCGCTCGTACTCGGCGTCGTGATCCTCGCGTTGCTGAGCGCCATCGAGATCGTCAACGCGTACGAGAAGCGTGCGCTGACGGTGTTCGGGGAGTACCGCAAACTGCTCGAACCGGGGATCAACGCCGTGCCCCCGTTCGTCTCGAAGACCTACACGTTCGACATGCGGACGCAGACGATCGACGTCCCCCGACAGGAGGCGATCACGCGCGACAACTCGCCGGTCACGGCCGACGCCGTCGTTTACATCCGCGTGATGGACGCCAAGAAGGCGTTCCTCGAAGTCGACGACTACAAGACCGCCGTCTCGAACCTCGCGCAGACGACGCTGCGGGCGGTGCTCGGCGACATGGAACTCGACGACACGCTGAACAAGCGTCAGGAGATCAACGCGCGCATCCGCACGGAACTCGACGAACCCACCGACGAGTGGGGGATCCGCGTCGAGTCCGTCGAGGTCCGCGAGGTCAACCCCTCGAAGGACGTCCAGCGCGCGATGGAGCAACAGACCTCCGCCGAACGGAAGCGCCGCGCGATGATCCTCGAAGCGCAGGGCGAACGCCGCAGCGCCGTCGAGAAGGCCCAGGGTGACAAGCAGTCGAACATCATCCGCGCGCAGGGTGAAAAGCAGAGCCAGATCCTCGAAGCGCAGGGTGACGCCATCTCGACGGTCCTCCGGGCGCGGTCGGCCGAGTCGATGGGCGAGCGCGCCGTCATCGACCGGGGAATGGACACCCTCGCGGAGATCGGCCAGAGCGAGTCGACGACGTTCGTCCTCCCGCAGGAACTGTCGTCGCTGGTCGGCCGCTACGGCAAGCACCTCACCGGCAGCGACGTCAAGGAGGACGGCACCGAACTCGACAGTCTCGAGTTCGACGCGGAGACCCGCGAACTGATCGGCCTCGACGACATCGCCGAGATCATCGGCGAGATCGACGAGGAGGCCGAGATGGACCTCGAAGCGATGGAACAGCAGGCCCAGGCGATCAAGGAGGGCAAAGACGCCACCGAGATCGCCGAGGCCGGCGAGAACGTCGAGGTCGAGGAGGAACTGCCCGGCGAGACCGACGGCGGCGTCGACGCCGAGGACGCCTAG